The Tistrella mobilis genomic sequence CACCCCGTTCCGGCACCATGGAAGATGTGGGGGCCTGTAGTTCAGCGGTTAGAACCCGCCGCTCATAACGGTGTTGTCGCAGGTTCGAATCCTGCCGGGCCCACCACCTTCCTGCAGCCCGACATGCATATGCCCGACGCGTTTTACCCGCGGGCGATGCAAACGGTTGCCGCACCATCGCCCGCCATTGTCGCCGCCCGGCCCGGTCGCTATCTTGTATCGAGAGGCAGCGATCGCGAGGCGCAGATGACCGTCGTTCCGCCGATGCCATGTCGGGCGAGCAAGGCCGTCATCCAGGAGGCGGCGGAGAAATACGCGGGCAAGATCAATTTTCTGCCCGGGGATGACCTGTTCAAGCTGGTGCGGCGGCTTGGCGGCCAGATCCGTTTCCGCGACTTCTCCCCCGGTCATCAGCGTGAAAGCATCCATGTCCGGTCGGCGAAGGATTTCGATCTCTTCCTGCCCGACGACACCTCACCCCTGCGCGATCGCTTCACCATCGGTCATGAACTGGGCCATCTGCTGCTGCACTATCCCGTGGTGCGCCGTGTGGCTGGCGACACGCCGGTGGAGATGGTCGCCACGCGGTATCTTCCCGAGGATGCGTCGGACGATGTGCGCCGCTGCGAGTGGGAAGCAAACTGGTTCGCGGCCGCCTTCCTGATGCCCGCCGGCCCGTTCATCCAGGCCTGGCACGAAACGGGCGGCGATCCGGCCGATATCGCCAGCCGCTTCTTCATGTCGGTAGAGGCCGTGCGGACACGCGCGCGGAGCCTGTCGCTGGAGAGCGCCGCCGCGTGACCCTGCCGCCATCCGTTGAGCGGCGCGACGGGATCGAGCCCTATCGGCTGGATCTGTTCCTCAGCGTCGATATCGTGGGCTCCACCGCCTATAAGTTCTCGCAGGACGTCGCCACCCGCCCCGACCAGCTGCGATCGCC encodes the following:
- a CDS encoding ImmA/IrrE family metallo-endopeptidase; protein product: MTVVPPMPCRASKAVIQEAAEKYAGKINFLPGDDLFKLVRRLGGQIRFRDFSPGHQRESIHVRSAKDFDLFLPDDTSPLRDRFTIGHELGHLLLHYPVVRRVAGDTPVEMVATRYLPEDASDDVRRCEWEANWFAAAFLMPAGPFIQAWHETGGDPADIASRFFMSVEAVRTRARSLSLESAAA